Part of the Zea mays cultivar B73 chromosome 4, Zm-B73-REFERENCE-NAM-5.0, whole genome shotgun sequence genome is shown below.
ATCCCATGCGCTATAATCTTCTGCACCTTCTTTCTCATTTTCTGCTTTTCAGCAGCTTCAATATCTGCAACCTTAAACATTGAATCCACCCAGACACATGCCCCATAGTCTTAAATCTGTGTCCATAGCACTGTTTGCAACCAAAATTTTGGCATTCTCAATTCTCTTAGGTTGCCCAATGCCAATTTTCTTGTCAAGAATGAACCCTTCATCCAAAAAGGAGTCCTTAAGAGATCCTCCAGGTTTCTTCAGAATTTGAATGGCTTCCAGGTTGGTGCTGCCCTTAAGCCTTAATACAGCGTCAACTGCAAGTTCAGCAAAGTACTCTTTATCCTGGGAAAGAATTTTTGAACTAAGGGTAGTCATAGCAATGTTCATGAGATCAGCTCTGAACTTATCTGAACATACTGTACATGTTAAATCAGTGCTTTACTTTGAACTAATAAAACACCGTTAACTGGTAATTTATCATTGCTATGGTCCTTCAGGCTATTTGAGGAGATGTcgtcatcgtcatcatcatccttACTCTCTGGCTCCAATACTGTGAGTGTTGAGCTTCATCTAATCCCTTGCAAGCTCTGCAATGGGGTGGTGATTGAGCGGGTCTCCAAACAACCAGAAAGCACATCGAGGAAGTTCTACCGGTGCAGAGCCAAGAAAATGGTTATTTCTCAATTTTTGCTCAATTGATAAGTTATATGGTTTGGGTAATTTTGAGGGCCCAATGCTTTCTTCTTTACAGGATGGGTCTCAATGTGATTTTTTCCATTGGCAAGCGAGCTATGCTGTTTTGTTAATCAAGGATGGGGTTGTCAGTGGTGACCATTGCCTTGAGTTGTTAATGGTCGCACTTAATGATCATGGCAAAGCTGTTGAATCTCTAACCAATTCCATCAGAGAGATGAAGAAAAAGTTGTCCGACCTGGAGTTAGTGATGGAAGAGCTGGATAACGTGAAAAAGTCAATGAAGGCAGCCATGGTTGGAATTGAGGAAAACAATAAAACGATAGCTGCATTGAAACTGATGGAGAATGAGATGCAAATGCTGAAAGGGTCAACTAAAGTGAAACCTAGGAATATGGCACTGTGTTTTCTGCTTTTGGCGTTGATTGGGTGGTTTGTGATGGGACAGATGTATTGGGGGGAGGATTAGGAAGCATCCGGCCGATTTATGCTGAGAGGCTAATGAACTTTGGATGGACTTTTGTATAGCTAGATATAATCAGAACTGGTTAggcctagagatggcaatggggacccgatccccgattccccgcggggaattcatccattaggggatggggatggggaagaaacTTCCCCCGCGGGGATATAAACGGGGAAAGTTTATCCCCCGACGGGTAAATGGGGATGGGGACGGGGAagcattccccatccccgttccccgtgGGGACCCGTTAACTTGCATGTGACTATGTTTTTGTGTACCGGTTAacaacaaaaataaataattaccttgtcaagagaccactaattgtacaaatgtgttcattttgatgtatgcataatgatttcttacatctgacaatgtgtataagtgataATGTTTAACATTAATAACAAAGAACATATGTATTAATTATAATTTTAACGGGGATGGGGATCCCCGTtggggatttatccccgcggggaacggggatggggaagaaatgttccccgcaagcgttcgtggggatccccgcggGGAAATTTTTTCGTCGCGGGGACGGGTATGGGGAGCTATTCCCCGGcggggaattccccgttgccatcccttaGGCCCCCTGGGAGTGGAAGCTAGATGTAAGAAGTTGATTGTGCTGCGATTTGATGCTCTAGAGGATGATGATGAGCTCTGATCGAAGCAAAGTTGTGCCACTAATGTTTTTTTCTTATTGAACTTAGTAGTTTTCTGTATGAACTTCTGTTTATCGGATACCCAGTTGCACAAGTTCAGTACTCTATTTATGATATTCAGTATTTGTAATATTAGCGGTTGACTTTAGGAAATCAGAAATTATTTGGCTCATGACAATCTCATGTGATCACGCTGCATAGAGAAGGTGAAGCCTGTTTATTGGCAGAGTGAGAAAACTTAAGACTAGGGGAAAATGATGTCTAACCTATATGTATGTATGGAAACAATATAGCTCGTAATTAGATCTATGTTGTTTATTTTAAACACCCACCaccataaaataaataaaaaaatcaaTTTGTAAATTTGAGCCAAACAATCTTAAGTTTAACCAAACCTACAAAAAAAATATGGCAGATCCAAGCGGAGGAGATGTTCTTCCGTGAAGGGAAAAGAAGGAAAGGAGCTgagggaagaagaaaagaaaagtgaGGGAGTTTGAAAGAAAGAGTGCTCGACACAGTGTTTTCAAATCGCTCGATTAATCACGATTAATCAATGATTAATCGACAAATCGTTCCTTAGACACCGACTAGGTGCTTCGATTCGATTAGTTCAACTAGAGCGCTGCAATATATTGCCTAGGCCGATCTGTCGACTAGTTCGACTAGCCATAAACTAATCGCGACTAGTCGATGACTACTCGCGATTAATCACCTAATCGGTGCCTCGGCGACTAGAAACCTAATCGCGAATTGCCTCGACAAGAGTCACCCAAGGGTCATTCCTGGAATCGTTTGCCTCACGCTATTCCTCATCAGTAGATGAGGTAATTTTCAGAACACAACACATTTTGAGATAGCTCTTGATTCCATTGCTCCAGCTAATTACCTAGAGAAGGCTCAATCTAGATTGCCCGAGTGCACTTCCTGGAATCGTTTGCCTCACGCTATTCCTCATCAGTAGATGAGGTAATTTTCAGAACACAACACATTTTGAGATAGCTCTTGATTCCATTGCTCCAGCTAATTACCTAGAGAAGGCTCAATCTAGATTGCCCGAGTGCACGACCATTATTTGGTTTTGCTCATTGTTTCACCATTGTATTTTTATAGGGCGCCAGAAAAAGGAAGGGACACCCAGTGGATTTTGGAGAAGCTCACGAAATATCACAAAGTTCCTCACTAGGATATGATGAGGTAATTTATTCTTATCTGTGTAATTGGTTTtagaattagactatatttaatacttataACTAGCGTCCAAATATTCGATGTGACGAGACTAAAATTTAAATTTAGCTAGCAGgaaacaaacaccccctaaacCCTACTATTGGTGGCTAAACCTTAATTGCAGTTCGGAGATAGACGAGAAGCCAGGCGATTCAGATTCAGATGGCAAAAGGACAGCGAAGAGGGCAAGCCGGCGTCGGGCAGGGGCCGGCGGTGACCGGCATCGCAAGTCACGGCGGGTCGAAGCGAGCCACTCCTCGTCATCGGCTAGGCCAGGAAGGTACGCAACGACGACATCCTCAAAGTTCCATTCCTTGCGCGCATGGGGTGGGGTGTGCATTGGGGGCCACTGGGTACAGATGGGCCTTTGGCTGGGGATTCGGTGCGGGTGGAGCGGGGAGGGAGCAAGGCCACCAATGCCAGCGTAGGGGAACGCGGTGGCGTGGCCTGCGGTGCCGGAGCTGGAGCGGGAGGCGGTGCACCATGGGCAGTGACGACCCTGAGGGCGGGCAAGAGGAGCGAGCGCTCCGACCCCCTAATCCTCGGGTCCCCACCCTCATAGTAGATTAGCTAGTAGTTTATTTGTTTATATGTGGATGAGAACGAGCATGCAGTCCAAACTACAGTGGCAAAGCTCTCCTTTTTTCCTAGCGCGCATCAACTGCAAACAAAAGAAGCTCGATCTTTGCCTAGATCAATTTTAACCATCCCCTTTGTATCATTAACAGGTATGGATGGTGAaccttattgaaagggaattatgcttacacctagttcctaaataattttggtgattgaattgcccaacacaaatctttggactaactagtttgcccaagtgtatagattatacaggtgtaaaaggttcacactcagccaataaaaagaccaagttttggattcaataaaggagcaaaggggcaaccgagggcacccctggtctggcgcaccggactgtccggtgtgccaccggacagtgaacagtacctgtccggtgcatcaggggactcagactcaaactcttcactctcgggatttctcggaagccggcgcgctataattcaccggactgtccggtgtgcaccggacatgtccggtgctccaaggaagcgcggtctccggaactcgccagcctcgggttcgcgtggcagccgctccgctaaaattcaccggactgtccggtgtgcaccggactgtccggtgtaccagcggagcaacggctctcttcggcgccaacggctccctgcggtgcatttaatgcgcgcgcagcgcgcgcagacgtcagacttgcccataccggtgcaccggacatcaaatagtacatgtccggtgtgcaccggacacccaggcgggcccacaagtcagaagctccaacggtcagaatccaacggcagtgatgacgtggcaggggcaccggactgtccggtgtgcaccggactgtccggtgcgccatcgagcagacgcctccagccaacggtcaagtttggtggttggggctataaataccccaaccaccccaccattcatcgcatccaagttttccacttctcaactactacaagagctctagcattcaattctagacacactaaagagatcaaatcctctccaattccacacaaagccctagtgactagtgagagtgatttgccgtgttcatttgagctcttgcgcttggattgcttcttttctttctcacttgttcttgagatcacaactccattgtaatcaaggcaagaggcaccaattgtgtggtggcccttgcggggaagttttgttcccggctttgatttgagaagagaagctcactcggtcctagggaccgtttgagagagggaagggttgaaagagacccggcctttgtggcctcctcaacggggagtaggtttgtaagaaccgaacctcggtaaaacaaatctccgtgtctcacttgcttattcgcttgggatttgtttttgcgccctctctcgcggactcgt
Proteins encoded:
- the LOC100277935 gene encoding uncharacterized protein isoform X2, with the protein product MASRLFEEMSSSSSSSLLSGSNTVSVELHLIPCKLCNGVVIERVSKQPESTSRKFYRCRAKKMDGSQCDFFHWQASYAVLLIKDGVVSGDHCLELLMVALNDHGKAVESLTNSIREMKKKLSDLELVMEELDNVKKSMKAAMVGIEENNKTIAALKLMENEMQMLKGSTKVKPRNMALCFLLLALIGWFVMGQMYWGED
- the LOC100277935 gene encoding uncharacterized protein isoform X1 produces the protein MQYRQPCRLRLFEEMSSSSSSSLLSGSNTVSVELHLIPCKLCNGVVIERVSKQPESTSRKFYRCRAKKMDGSQCDFFHWQASYAVLLIKDGVVSGDHCLELLMVALNDHGKAVESLTNSIREMKKKLSDLELVMEELDNVKKSMKAAMVGIEENNKTIAALKLMENEMQMLKGSTKVKPRNMALCFLLLALIGWFVMGQMYWGED
- the LOC100277935 gene encoding uncharacterized protein isoform X3; translation: MSSSSSSSLLSGSNTVSVELHLIPCKLCNGVVIERVSKQPESTSRKFYRCRAKKMDGSQCDFFHWQASYAVLLIKDGVVSGDHCLELLMVALNDHGKAVESLTNSIREMKKKLSDLELVMEELDNVKKSMKAAMVGIEENNKTIAALKLMENEMQMLKGSTKVKPRNMALCFLLLALIGWFVMGQMYWGED